Proteins from one Ciona intestinalis unplaced genomic scaffold, KH HT000095.1, whole genome shotgun sequence genomic window:
- the LOC100178899 gene encoding F-box/LRR-repeat protein 15 has translation MDMLLALPFHDVLFPKILDFLSIKEVFLLREVSKKYQTTVDEYFMTCRKLQLAEHSCDVTPEAFLLMTKKNNILQELNLNNSKHWLDDNLFLSVVCRCPMLKNVDITNCSRLTNRSLHTLASYCQFLTRLSIHGCHWIDKDTFKVVISSNQNLIDVDASGCWSLDDDCIITMAAKCTKLKKLALVNVYPITDRSIDSLALNCKHLTTLKVSGCWRITNTSIGKIGEYCKKLHLLHVKDCRDISESSLARLRVRNVVIDKPVPPKTFSRRLLVQPYVNLQV, from the exons ATGGATATGTTGCTAGCTCTGCCGTTTCATGATGTCTTGTTTCCAAagattttggattttttatctATAAAAGAGGTTTTCTTATTAAGGGAAGTATCCAAAAAGTACCAAACAACGGTGGATGAATATTTTATGACTTGCCGAAAGCTGCAGTTAGCTGAG CACAGTTGTGATGTTACCCCAGAAGCTTTTCTACTTAtgactaaaaaaaacaacattttgcaAGAGTTAAATCTTAACAATTCAAAACATTGGCTTGAtgacaatttgtttttatccgTG gtcTGCAGATGCCCAATGTTAAAGAATGTTGATATTACTAACTGCTCACGGCTTACCAATCGTTCGCTGCACACTCTTGCTTCGTACTGCCAATTTCTTACAAGACTTTCGATTCATGGCTGCCATTGGATAGacaag GATACTTTCAAAGTTGTTATTTCAAGTAATCAGAATCTGATTGATGTGGATGCAAGTGGTTGCTGGTCGCTGGATGATGACTGCATAATTACAATGGCTGCAAAatgtacaaaattaaaaaaacttgcgTTGGTGAATGTATATCCAATCACAGATCGTTCAATAGACTCACTGGCACTTAATTGTAAACATCTGACAACACTAAAGGTTTCTGGATGTTGGCGAATAACCAACACTTCTATTGG GAAAATAGGTGAATACTGCAAGAAACTACACCTACTACATGTGAAGGACTGTAGAGACATATCGGAATCTAGTCTGGCCCGACTAAGGGTTCGAAATGTTGTGATAGACAAACCAGTTCCACCCAAGACTTTTTCTAGGAGGCTATTGGTTCAACCATATGTCAACCTACAggtgtaa
- the LOC100186803 gene encoding uncharacterized protein LOC100186803 yields the protein MRAIAVLSLVVAIFALIISIVAVATPGWLDDGRGVFLSCNGTLSIQTCSNVLGDDKMSFVTSILLLIGIVSIVCGLIFFIVFMKHNKKNFGLSASVIYAIAVAGMVVGGAVFTVGYINQTTVQGGVTNFGYSYYLAWGSAALCIIASVTSCIDSLKGSA from the exons ATGCGCGCAATCGCCGTTCTATCGCTGGTAGTTGCAATATTTGCTCTCATAATCTCCATAGTTGCTGTTGCAACACCAGGATGGTTGGACGATGGAAGGGGGGTGTTTTTGTCTTGTAATGGAACATTAAGCATCCAAACATGCTCTAACGTTTTAG GCGATGATAAGATGAGTTTTGTGACATCAATATTGCTCTTGATCGGCATTGTTTCTATTGTCTGTgggctaattttttttattgtctttatgaaacacaacaaaaagaattttGGTCTGTCTGCCAGCGTCATTTACGCGATTGCAG TTGCTGGAATGGTCGTTGGTGGAGCAGTTTTTACTGTTGGTTATATTAATCAGACAACAGTGCAAGGCGGCGTCACGAATTTCGGTTACAGTTACTACCTTGCATGGGGAAGCGCAGCTCTCTGCATTATCGCTTCAGTCACGTCCTGCATTGATAGCTTAAAGGGAAGCGCTTAA